The following DNA comes from Molothrus aeneus isolate 106 chromosome 21, BPBGC_Maene_1.0, whole genome shotgun sequence.
CCAAATAATTCAAccaaaaatgtttctttccatGATGAAGATCAATGTTATCAATACTCGGGAGTTTTACCTCAGCAATGATCAAAATCCTTGCAAAGGAGCACAGACATGTTGATTTTTGCACAATTAATTGtgcaaaaataaatctgcaaCAGCCAAATAATTCAAccaaaaatgtttctttccattATTAAGATCAATGTTATTAATACTTGGGAGTTTTACCTCAGCAATGATCAAAAACCTCATGAAACAGCACAGACGTGTTGATTTTTGCACGATCAGTTGTGCAAAAATTAATTGTGCAAAAACTAATCTGCAACAGCCAAATAATTCAAccaaaaatgtttctttccatGATGAAAATCAATGTTATCAATACTTGGGAGTTTTACCTCAGCAATGATCAAATCCTCACGAAGGAGCGCAGACGTGTTGATTTTTCCCTCTCGAATGGTTCTTTGCAGTGCTCTCTGGGACATAGAAACTGGTCAGCAGACAACCACGTTTACTGGGCACACTGGAGATGTGATGAGCCTGTCCCTTGCCCCCGATGCCCGGTGTTTTGTTTCTGGTGCCTGCGATGCCTCTGCCAAGCTGTGGGATGTCAGAGAAGGAATGTGCCGGCAAACCTTCACCGGCCACGAGTCCGACATCAACGCCATCTGTGTGCGTACCTGCTCCCCGGGCCCTGCCCTTCCTCTGCAGCAttgcagggacagctgtgccCAAAGGctgggggaatgatggggagGAGTCTGGGGGTGTCAGAGGGCTCATTAATGACTTTATTATACtgtattattctatattatatcaCACtgcatctaaactgaatctgccaagcacaaAATCAACTGCGCAAAATGTTGTGACTGTCATccaacagtcctgacacacacacacacacacacacacacacacacacacacacacatacttgGCCCTTCTGGGAGGAATGATGGGGAGGACTCCATGGATGTCAGAAGGCTCATTAATTACTTCATTATACTCTGTTATTCTATATTGCACTGCATCTAAACTGAaactgccaagcactcaactgccCTCAATTGCCCAGAATCTGGTGACTGTCAGCCCAtagtcccaacacacacacacacacttggtcCTTCTGGGAGCAATGATGATATCAGAAAGCTAATTAATGACTTTATCATACTATATTATTctgtattatattatactacatctcagcttcccaggagaagaatcctgggcaaggggatttttcagaaaacatgacTGTGACAGTGCAGCTCTggtttgctgtgtttgtgtgatGCAGAGGGATTAAATCTGAAACCATTTGTGTTTTTATTCTCCCCCATGAAGTTCTTCCCCAATGGCAACGCCTTTGCCAcgggctttttatttttttgttttattaattattttattattttattttattaaatttatggTTTTATTCTCCCCCATGAAGTTCTTCCCCAACGGCAATGCCTTTTGCCacaggctttttattttttattattttattttattttattttattaaattttattttattttattttattttattaaatgtatGGTTTTATTCTCCCCCATGAAGTTCTTCCCCAACGGCAACGCCTTTGCCACGGGCTCGGACGACGCCACGTGCCGGCTCTTCGACCTGCGGGCTGACCAGGAGCTGATGGTTTATTCCCATGACAACATCATCTGTGGCATCACCTCTGTAGCATTTTCCAAGAGTGGCCGCCTGCTCCTAGCTGGGTATGATGACTTCAACTGCAACGTGTGGGACACGCTGAAAGCTGACAGAGCAGGTGAGTGGCTTGGAGGGTTGGGTGTTTCAGTGGAGTTCCCACCCCTGGAGGTGTGCAAGGAgctcctggatgtggcactcagagctgggACAAGccacaggttggactcgatggccTTGGTGGTGTGCTGGTGTTCTCAGGGGTCCCAGGGTGAGAGAAGATGTAGGGGGATGGAATATAACAAAATAAAGGTactatagaaagtaatcttacccctaaggagttgcagctgagctgaTTATTCAacattaggagcaggcctgacttgaacaggccacagctgtagacAGAAAGGAGAAGAGTGTTCTGAAAGAGTGGAGTGGTTGGTTGAGGGGGAACTGGggtcagctggctgctgcaggaagagtcagtgccctgaggagctgcctgggagaaACAGCAAGGAGCTCTGAAACTCTTGCATGAAGGAGACAACAATATGGAACCTTTCCAATTTCATGGCAACAAGAAGAGAGGAGAATCGTGACTCCATGTGGAAGTTTGCAGGCAATCCTGACAtgggaagaagagaggagaatcttgactccatggttcagaaggctgatatatattatattaaaagaaaatgatagattaaaactgtactaaaagaatagaaggaaaggatttcatcagaaggcttgaaaggaagagaaaaagaatgataataaaatcttgtgactgaccagagtctgagccagctggactgtgattggccattaattaaaaacatccacatgagaccaatcacagattcacctgttgcatcccacagcagcagataatcattgtttacatttcatttctgaggcctctcagcttctcaggggaaaaatcttagcaaaaggattttcataaaatgtgtctgtgacattGGTGGCCTTTTCCAAGCTCTGGATGTGTGATTGAGTCTCAGGCACAGATCTCTCAGCACTCACTGTCTCAACTTCAGAACTCTCTGAAAACTTCTTCAGGCTGCCCAGTGATGGTGCAAATCCATTGGAATCCTGCTCAGGGATGGATGTTGAGAACAGGATGATTGCCATTAAAAACATGGGCTCGGGGTGGAGGGggtatttattcttttttagaCTTTATGGCTTTGTTTGTGCATTAACTATTCAAAGCAATTCAACATTAATGTTGCTGTTTATacacaagaatttttttcctggtatttgTAGCAGTAGTTGTAGAGACAGCCAGGAAAACAACAGAGACTCTGGAGTTTATCTTTTGAGGAAACAAACATGAAATTCATGGTCCAAAGATGAAGAGATTTTAACTTCAGGTCTTCAAAACTTTGTTggaaaaaatgtataaattagGCCACAGTTGTTTCATTACTCTGATCAGAATAGGAGATGAGAAGAATATTCTGTGTATTGAAATGTTCCAAGGCTGCAGATTGCCAGGCAGATTTGGCACTTCTGGTATTAAACACTTCTATATTTTCTGATATTGGCACTTCTGTACTAAACACCTTTGTGGTTGTGTGTTCAGTACAAGTATTGAAGATTTGTTGGTGCTGATTTTGTTTTACCAAATTGCAGCACTTCCTGTTGCTGGTGAGAGAATGAGGAGAGTCCTGTGAGCACTCTAATTCATGTAGAGAGATTCATTTCAAGTCTATCAAGAATATCTTGGCTCAGTGCTGTGGACTGGAAAGCTTGAACATAATTAGGTTTTCTTTTTACCTCCTTGAAACTGTTAAAGGGGATAGAGGAAGATGTTGTCTCCCTTAATTTTTCTGTTGAGTGTCtcaattctttcttttaatGGTGCTATAATTGAATTGTATTAGATCCCCATATTGACAAATAGATTGTATGGAGGAGTCTGTCTTGTGAATGTAGTAAAAGAAAATCGGATGAAAAATGCTTTAGAGTTCATAACACAATTCAGTTTAACTTctggttttaaaagaaaatttttacaaATATGAAATTTTGTAAAATTTAACTGAGACCAGTTCAGACATATTATCACTGTGGTGAGGAGcaagagctgtgcagggcatgCTTGTAGTGACATTGTCACAATCTTCAGGGCTGTCACTTCACAATCATAGAACACCAGTAAAGGTTATAATATGGGGAATATACAGGAAACATTCTGGAGCAAGCATTTACTGAGTTATCCCCTTAAGAacccacccagctctgccctgagcctATGCTTGTAAAAccaaaggcattttaaaattccAGCCCTGTTTGTTCAGGATTTTTGACTCTAGAGCTTGGCTAATCCAAACATGCTGTGGTGTAAGTTGAACAGACAGGAAATGACCCAAACAAAGCAATTTATTTGTTGGCTTCTCATTTCCAGGTGTCCTTGCTGGTCACGATAACCGTGTCAGCTGCTTAGGTGTGACTGATGATGGCATGGCAGTGGCAACAGGGTCATGGGACAGCTTCCTCAAGATCTGGAACTGAAGAAGGTGAGTACCCAACTCACTGAGGCAGCTTTGGGGTCCAGAATGCTTCTTGCCAGCAGTGCTGTTACTGGTGCTGATCATTCAGGGTagtctggagctgcagcaagggaaatacaggttggatattgggaaggagttttttacagaaagggagataaagtttttcacagaaaggtgataaagtcctggaatggctgcccagggaggtgttggagtcaccatccctgggtgtggcactgggtgccagggttgagttgaggggttggggctgggctggacttgatggtcttgaaggtctctcccaacctggGGATTCTGAGAATTCTCtgaaaaagacctttgagatccaGGGAAAGTCAAGCTCTTAGAGCCACCCATCCAGCACTGCAGAGTGCCAAAGCCTtccagaaaaaggagaaaaggagactcaggggtgaccttgtCACTCCctacagctcctgaaaggtgcctgtgctcagctggggctgggctctttctccaggaaattacagaaccagagcacacagcctcgagctgcaccaagggaaatacagggtggatattgggaagaaggTTTTTTCCAGAAAGGTGATAAAGGTTTTTTCCAGAAAGGTGAGGGAGTTTTTTCCAGAAAGGTgataaaggtttttttccagaaaggtgAGGgagtttttttccagaaaggggATAAAGGTTTTTCCAGAAAGGGGATAAAGGTTTTTTCCAGAAAGGTGAGGAAGTTTTTTCCAGAAAGgggataaagttctggaatggctgcccagggaggtgctgggttcaccatccctgggtgtgtttaacaaagcctggatgtggcactgggtgccagggttgagttgaggggctggggctgggttgcACtcgatggtctttaaggtctcttccaacctggtcattctgagAAGTTTCTGACATCAGTGAGGAGCAAACCCAAGCAGTTGGGGCTTTACATGACCATTACCCTAACGCATGCACTGACATTTTCCTGGAGGTCTATTTTTAATTACCAAACTTTCCTGTGTGGGtttttgaataaataaatatccctggggaaggggggaggtAATGCCTGCATGTGTCAGTGGTGGGGACAGCAGATTTGGCCACTTGTTTGCAGTTCCTCAAAGTGCAACTCTCACCAGATGTTTCTGTGTGCCAGAAGAGCAGCGGACTCCAGGACTGGAAGAAGTTTCCAACGGTTGAAAATTAAAAACGATAGCATATCCAATCCAACCATACTAACTTGGACCCCCATCCTCCCCAACTTCAAAGGGCAAGATCTTTTCCGTCTCCTGTTGCTGAAATGAAGAGCACAATTACCTTTCCAAGAAGAATTTCTGTGTTGTAAGCAAAATGAAATTGTGCATTCCTTTTGGGAccattttttttgtcttgagaatttaaaaacaaatgaaacactATCATAAAAAGCATGaccagaaaataaacttgagCATAATTGTGAAACAGTTAGCTTTCACTGTAGTTTCCAAGTTGAAGTTAAGGACTTTATCTCACACACTTGCAAATTTTAAAGTCATGTTTGtagcaggatttttttcaagtttcctttttaaatacatttccttATGTATTTAATTGAGCAAAACAAGGGAGTCCTAGCCCAGAGCACTGGGGGTTGTTAACGCTGTAAATTTAgtccctaattttttttatttttattttctagtatCACAGATAATTGTTGCACAAAAACTTGGCATATATAGGATAATGTTAAGCAGTAAGGTAACCAAGCACATGCTGTAAAAGGTAATGAATGCTTGTTTAAAGAATCCTTTCACCTTTTATGGATTACAAATGCAATCCTTGGTCCCTCCTGCCCCCCCCTTTTTCAccacactgatttttttaatctgttttggTTTGTCCACTTGGAAGGGCAGTTTATATATCCTAACACTATCCTATAAGTCTCAACAACCAGGAATCTCTGTTTTCAAAAGAGACCTATCCTACACTTGGGTATCGAGTCAATTCTTTGTGTATGAAATGATGTACAAATCaatgttttgaaaataatgaTCTTGAACTTTCTaagttaaacagaaaaaaaaaaccttttttgaTTGTTTGCCATATTGGGTGGGTTTACTCTTAGAATCGCATGCTGTAGAAATGCTAAAAAGTGCATATTGGACTAAGTCCTTAgatgttttttctttgaagaaataaCCTGTTTAAAAACTGTAACCATTGTCGCTGTATTCATTTATTGTTGCTACTCTGTGCATAAATCTATGAAGAACTCCAGTACAAAGCTATGCACGTTTTGGAGTAGCGTGAtaagtcactttttttttttttttttttaaagaataaagaaaaaaaaagaaacagcctGTTCAAACAATCGCTGTCAAAGATTCTGGGGTGTGGGAGGAGGGAACCTAGACCATCTTCTTTATAAATCAGTTCCTCACAGCCAGTTCCTCTTGCAGGATGAGTCCTTTGCATCTGATCAGAGTCATTTTTGTAACGAGCAGGTTTTCCTggctttcttttcaaataaaatgttaaaagcaGCAGTGTTTGGACAGCAGATTGTTCTTTCCTATCTTCTCACTGTATCCAGAAATGCTCCTTCCTAGCAGCAGTAGTAgcttttctccattttgttttttctgcaaCATTCTGTACAAAAATGTGCTGTAATTGTGCGTTAGGCCTGGATTTGGCATAAAAGATGAGTTCCCTCTTACTCTCTTTCATGAAACTACTCTGTAGAGCTTTCTCCACGCCCTGTATCCCTCTTCAccttttgtatttaattttaaagtcaGTGTACTTCAAGAAAGCTGGATGCAAGATAGATACTATATTAAAATGTAATGTTATTTAAGATGTAATAAAGCAGTTTGACATGAGTTTGGACTGATCTGGTTTGCAGCTTCTTGTTCTACATGCAGAACATCTTCTGAGTTGTGGAATAACCACTCAGGAGGAGGGAATGCTGTCCCCACAGAAATGGTTTGGTGGTTTGTCAATGGTCGATTTTTGGGCAGGGCATGCACTTAACTCCAAATTCAAAGAGCCACTGTGGTTCCTGAGGTGCACAGCACAAAAATGCTTTGTGCACGAGTGCAGCACCTGAAGTGGGAAATCAAAGCAAAATGCTGAGtaacttttaaaacttttgtgTCCTTTAATAGGAAAAGAATTGAGTGGTTCCTGCCATGTGAGGAtctggccacagcagctctggtggcACTCTTAGATTGACAGGGTAAGAAGTCATTTTCATGCTCAGTAAGAACAAAGTCTCCAAGAGGCAGaattttatcttaaaaaaaaaaaaaattaaagcattgtTTTATACCCAGAGAAGCAGATTTGTGACATGAGGTGTTAAAAAGCAGTTGGTTCAACAATTTGGTATTGGTTGACTTGGGGGTTTTGTGCTTTTAGTGGGTAAAGTCCCATCTCTTGTTCTGATCTAAACAATGGATTTTCCCTCATTTCACATCAACCAAGAGAAATTCCAAAGCTGTGGATTTGTCTCATGCCAAACATGGAAATCCTCAGCCTCAATGGAGAGGTTTTTAAAAGCTGGGAGTGTGGAAAACGTGGTGGTGGCATTGCCCAACTGTGAGCACTGGGGCTTGGGGCTGCGTGGGACTGGCAAGGAGCTCATGGCGCGAAATGCTGAACTTTGGGAACTCAGATTTGGTGGTTTCCAGTTCcaaatgctgcagctgtggggtttCCACTCAGGTGGAATATTTTCATTCCAAAGGATGTTTCATGTGTGACTCTGTCTGGTCTGTAATAAAATCAATGATCTGGCTTTCCTTAATCTCCATCCATGTGTTAAATCTCTGTGCCCTGGCAATAAAACACCTGCCAGGACAGTGACTTGTGTCAGGAGGCTGCTGTGCAGCCCTTTGGGATTCATTTGAAATGCAAAACAGTTGCAGTTGCCTCTCACTTCTCTTATTTTCGTGTTAAATACGAAATTTTCTTTGATGTAAACATTTTTCATTGTGTGCTTGGTTATTCAGAGAGCTGCTACTGGAGAAAAATGGGTGTGCAAAGGGAGCAGCTTTGAACTCTTGAGTCTGGGCCAAAACTTTGAGTTTTGAATGCCTTTAATTTTAGGATAGACccaaatcaaaattatttatgtcATCTTACCTGCAATTATTTATGTCATCTTACCTGCAATTATTTATGTCAtcttctccatctcctcctgtgGGCTTGGAAAAGATTCTGACTTGGAGATAATTGTGGGATGTGGCTCCAAAGAGCAGcttcccccagctgctgctgaatttctGGTGCTAATTTCATATTTCTGGTTCAGATTCCACGACCTGAGAACACAAAATCTGTGAGAATGGGGTTGGAATCCTCTCATGGAGTTTCTGGGAAGGAGTGAAGGAAGA
Coding sequences within:
- the GNB1 gene encoding guanine nucleotide-binding protein G(I)/G(S)/G(T) subunit beta-1; translated protein: MSELDQLRQEAEQLKNQIRDARKACADATLAQITANIDPVGRIQMRTRRTLRGHLAKIYAMHWGTDSRLLVSASQDGKLIIWDSYTTNKVHAIPLRSSWVMTCAYAPSGNYVACGGLDNICSIYNLKTREGNVRVSRELAGHTGYLSCCRFLDDNQIVTSSGDTTCALWDIETGQQTTTFTGHTGDVMSLSLAPDARCFVSGACDASAKLWDVREGMCRQTFTGHESDINAICFFPNGNAFATGSDDATCRLFDLRADQELMVYSHDNIICGITSVAFSKSGRLLLAGYDDFNCNVWDTLKADRAGVLAGHDNRVSCLGVTDDGMAVATGSWDSFLKIWN